Proteins encoded together in one Chroogloeocystis siderophila 5.2 s.c.1 window:
- a CDS encoding B12-binding domain-containing radical SAM protein: MTASVFANERLLFNPATPDSDAIRTIFAFPNEYSVGITSLGYQVVWATLAMRSDVQVSRLFTDIHEQLPRDPELVGFSVSWELDYVNILNLLESWEIPIRAKARSNSDPLVFGGGPVLTANPEPFADFFDVILLGDGENLLGDFIAAYKEVRNSDRPTQLQHLAQVPGVYIPSLYEVTYHDPTGTIELIEPLAAVPNVVEKQTYRGNTLSASTVVTEKAAWENIYMVEVVRSCPEMCRFCLASYLTLPFRTASFESSLIPAIERGLAVTDRIGLLGASVTQHPEFDALLKYLSKPEYNHIRLSIASVRTNTVTEKLARLLAKRDTRSLTIAVESGSERLRRIINKKLDNDEIMQAAVNAKAGGLSSLKLYGMVGVPGEDMADLEQTVAMMKLLKKAAPGLRLTLGCSTFVPKAHTPFQWYGVNRQAEKRSQFLQKQLKPQGIDFRPESYNWSVIQALLSRGDRRLSQLLELTRHYGDSLGSYRRAFKTLRGQIPDLDFYVYSDWSRDQVLPWSHIQGPLAQTTLLKHLAAAEAEMNKVGKESQLVRC, from the coding sequence GCTTGGGTTATCAAGTCGTGTGGGCAACTTTAGCAATGCGGTCAGATGTGCAAGTAAGCCGCTTATTTACTGATATTCACGAACAATTACCACGCGATCCTGAGTTGGTTGGTTTTTCTGTGTCGTGGGAACTCGATTACGTTAATATTCTCAATTTACTTGAGTCTTGGGAAATTCCAATTCGGGCAAAGGCGCGCAGTAACAGCGATCCCCTGGTTTTTGGCGGTGGTCCAGTATTGACAGCAAACCCAGAACCGTTTGCGGATTTTTTTGATGTTATTTTGCTAGGCGATGGGGAAAATTTACTAGGAGATTTTATTGCTGCTTACAAAGAAGTTCGTAATAGTGATCGCCCAACTCAGTTGCAACATTTGGCACAAGTTCCAGGAGTTTATATCCCCAGTTTGTACGAAGTTACGTATCACGATCCTACAGGTACGATTGAGTTAATTGAACCTCTCGCAGCAGTTCCCAACGTTGTAGAAAAGCAAACTTATCGCGGTAACACGTTATCTGCTTCTACCGTAGTCACCGAAAAAGCTGCGTGGGAGAATATTTACATGGTGGAAGTGGTACGCAGTTGTCCTGAAATGTGTCGCTTTTGCTTGGCAAGTTACTTAACACTTCCATTTCGGACTGCAAGTTTTGAGAGTTCACTCATTCCAGCAATAGAACGAGGATTAGCTGTAACGGATCGCATTGGTCTATTAGGCGCGTCGGTGACTCAGCATCCTGAGTTTGATGCTTTGTTAAAGTACTTGAGTAAGCCAGAGTACAACCATATCCGTTTAAGTATTGCCTCGGTACGCACAAATACCGTAACAGAAAAACTCGCGCGATTATTAGCAAAACGTGACACGCGATCGTTGACAATTGCCGTCGAAAGTGGTTCAGAACGTTTGCGGCGGATCATTAATAAAAAACTCGATAATGATGAAATTATGCAAGCTGCGGTTAATGCCAAAGCTGGAGGATTAAGCAGTTTAAAACTCTACGGGATGGTGGGAGTTCCTGGAGAAGACATGGCAGATCTCGAACAAACTGTCGCGATGATGAAATTGCTGAAAAAAGCCGCACCTGGATTACGATTAACGTTAGGATGCAGTACGTTTGTTCCGAAAGCGCATACGCCGTTTCAGTGGTATGGAGTCAACCGCCAAGCTGAGAAGCGATCGCAGTTTTTGCAGAAGCAACTTAAACCCCAAGGAATTGATTTTCGTCCAGAAAGTTACAATTGGTCGGTGATTCAAGCTTTGTTGTCGCGGGGCGATCGCCGTTTATCACAGTTATTAGAGTTAACGCGGCATTACGGCGACTCGTTGGGGAGTTACCGACGGGCGTTTAAAACGTTACGCGGGCAGATTCCTGATTTAGATTTTTACGTGTATAGCGATTGGTCGCGCGATCAGGTTTTGCCTTGGAGTCACATTCAAGGACCACTTGCACAGACGACTTTGTTGAAGCATTTAGCGGCGGCTGAAGCTGAGATGAATAAGGTAGGCAAAGAGTCGCAGTTGGTGCGGTGTTGA